From the genome of Salvelinus namaycush isolate Seneca chromosome 10, SaNama_1.0, whole genome shotgun sequence, one region includes:
- the dio1 gene encoding type I iodothyronine deiodinase, with protein sequence MILIWKLFIYLSMPCLFCFAFMKFVFLTLLNLISRSLTKKLILKMGEKVTMTQNPKFKYEDWGPTFMSWNFVKTILGHMWTNVGQEAFVGNNAPDSPVITLDGKITSIYNYLKDNRPLVLSFGSCTUPPFMYKLCEFKQLVKDFSDVADFLVVYIAEAHSTDGWVFANNFDITKHRNQEERLAAAQFLVKEDPLCPIVVDEMKDTTASKYGAIPERLYVLQAGKVVYKGKIGPRGYSPEEVRSFLEKMK encoded by the exons ATGATATTAATATGGAAATTGTTCATTTATCTGTCAATGCCATGTTTATTTTGCTTTGCGTTCATGAAATTTGTCTTTCTCACGCTTCTGAATTTGATTTCACGAAGCTTGACCAAGAAACTTATCTTAAAAATGGGCGAAAAGGTAACTATGACCCAGAATCCGAAGTTCAAGTATGAAGATTGGGGACCAACTTTTATGTCATGGAATTTTGTCAAGACCATCCTAGGGCACATGTGGACTAATGTCGGTCAAGAAGCTTTTGTGGGCAACAATGCTCCCGACTCACCAGTGATTACATTGGACGGCAAGATTACCAGTATCTACAACTATTTGAAAG ACAACAGACCACTGGTGTTGAGTTTTGGAAGTTGTACCTGACCCCCGTTCATGTATAAACTTTGCGAGTTCAAGCAACTCGTCAAGGACTTCAGCGATGTGGCAGACTTCCTGGTGGTCTACATTGCCGAGGCGCATTCAACAG ATGGTTGGGTCTTTGCCAACAACTTTGACATTACTAAACACCGAAACCAGGAGGAGCGTCTGGCTGCAGCACAGTTCCTGGTCAAAGAGGACCCCCTGTGCCCCATCGTAGTGGATGAAATGAAAGACACCACAGCTAGTAAATATGGTGCTATTCCAGAGAGGCTGTATGTGCTGCAGGCAGGAAAGGTTGTTTATAAG GGAAAGATTGGGCCAAGAGGCTACAGCCCTGAGGAGGTGCGCTCCTTCCTGGAGAAAATGAAGTAG
- the LOC120054403 gene encoding tctex1 domain-containing protein 1-B-like — protein MLQDFLSSRLEAVGYSAPSCGGLVKALSEEVKALVRTVCPDRYRLVCTVALGQLGPEGQQGYGGLVLASRSLWDPHTDTCVAHTYRSQEIFCTANVFAVYFE, from the coding sequence ATGCTGCAGGACTTCCTGTCATCTCGGCTGGAGGCGGTGGGTTATAGCGCCCCCTCCTGTGGTGGTCTGGTCAAGGCGCTGAGTGAGGAGGTGAAGGCTCTGGTGAGGACTGTGTGTCCTGACCGCTACCGGCTGGTGTGTACTGTGGCGCTAGGCCAGCTGGGTCCAGAGGGGCAGCAAGGATATGGAGGGCTGGTACTGGCTAGTCGTAGTCTCTGGGATCCCCATACAGACACCTGTGTTGCCCACACCTACCGGAGCCAAGAGATATTCTGTACTGCAAATGTGTTTGCTGTGTACTTCGAGTAA